ACGTTTAAGTCCAAAAACACGGCCGGCTTAACCCCAAAAAATTCGCCGAGCTTTCTGGCGTGCTCGACGGTGATGTTGCGGTGGCCATGGAGCAGCTTTGAACCCATCGATTCGTCGGCACCTAATATTTCCGCCAACTGACGCGCACGCAGCCCGTGTTCCTCCACCAGCATTTTCAGCACTTCCAACCCGCTGGCTTCTCCCGGTTGGGGCAGGTACTCGGTCTCGTACGCATTGACCAGATCTCCCATCAGCGCGGCATAGTCCTCCTGGGCGGCGTTAACCGCACGGACCGCGATCCAATCCACGATTTTGGAAGCGACTTCGTACCCTTCGCGGTGATGGATCGGGCGAGGCGCATGCAGCCGGCAGAGTTCCTCGTAGGTTTCTGGTGCTTGCTCCGGAAGGACGATTTGCCTTGCGCTCATAGCGAATGCTTCCAACGATCTTTGCTGTAGTCGGCGTGAGTCATGAACTGCAGGACGAACACGCGTCGCTTATCAAAGTGAACGGCACAAATGAGCCGATGTCGGTTGCCTGAGACGTTGAATACCACCACCGGGCGCCCGCTTGCCACCATCACTTGGTCGGCGTGGGGAAACGTCCGGCGCAAATCTGGAAAACTCTTCCACTCGGCAGCTTTCACAACGCGCAACCAGCCCTGCAAATCAGCCCTCGCCCCCGGGTACTGCTCATAAAAACCCCGAATCCGTGCAGGCTTGATGACGTCCACCGTTTCATGACAAATTGTCCAGGCCCGGACAATTTGTCAACCTGCCGTTTGAACCAATGACGACCGGTCCACTCGAGCCAGATCCCAAAGCGCACCGGCAGCGGACCTGTCCCCCTTGCCGGACCTGAAACGGCGGGCGCATCGCGAAGACAGCCTCGAAAAGGTTTAGACTGGTGATCAGGCAAGAGTATCGATACGTTTAATCAGCGCTATGGGCCTGAAGGAGATCCTCAAGGAGATACCAAAACTGACCCAAGAAGAGAAAAGACAGCTCCGGAGCGTCCTCGAGCAGCCGCTTGCTCAGGACGTCGGGGAAGACAGCCCGGAACTCCTGGCCGCTATCGATGAAGGGATCCACTCATTGGAGAGCGGTGAGCAAACCTACACCATTGAAGAGGCACGCCGATTGGTCGCAGAAACCGCGGCGAAAGGTCGCCGGTAAGTTATACCGGCAATGTACTCGGTCATCCTTTCTCAACGGGCG
The window above is part of the Verrucomicrobiota bacterium genome. Proteins encoded here:
- a CDS encoding transcriptional regulator yields the protein MSARQIVLPEQAPETYEELCRLHAPRPIHHREGYEVASKIVDWIAVRAVNAAQEDYAALMGDLVNAYETEYLPQPGEASGLEVLKMLVEEHGLRARQLAEILGADESMGSKLLHGHRNITVEHARKLGEFFGVKPAVFLDLNVRSRVETPALD
- a CDS encoding type II toxin-antitoxin system HigB family toxin — its product is MDVIKPARIRGFYEQYPGARADLQGWLRVVKAAEWKSFPDLRRTFPHADQVMVASGRPVVVFNVSGNRHRLICAVHFDKRRVFVLQFMTHADYSKDRWKHSL